From a single Lolium rigidum isolate FL_2022 chromosome 7, APGP_CSIRO_Lrig_0.1, whole genome shotgun sequence genomic region:
- the LOC124679228 gene encoding uncharacterized protein LOC124679228 produces the protein MQSVGRRRVLLQLPDHIFDYLVNKDSAGCRSVCTVWVQIYFQAFFGLENVAQAVDEVAATASSYSDFLCAFCVPIESRSPCCSSNEPCPDLEIKKEGSSTHVVLNSFR, from the exons ATGCAGAGCGTCGGCCGACGACGAGTTCTCCTACAACTGCCAGACCACATCTTCGACTACCTCGTCAACAAGGATTCA GCTGGGTGCAGATCTGTTTGCACAGTCTGGGTGCAGATCTATTTCCAGGCTTTCTTTGGTCTGGAGAATGTAGCCCAGGCTGTGGATGAGGTAGCTGCCACTGCCAGTAGCTATTCGGATTTTCTTTGTGCATTTTGTGTTCCCATCGAATCAAGATCACCGTGCTGTTCGTCTAATGAACCGTGTCCTGAT CTTGAGATTAAAAAAGAAGGATCGAGTACACATGTAGTTCTGAATAGTTTTCGATAA